In Fusarium musae strain F31 chromosome 7, whole genome shotgun sequence, a single window of DNA contains:
- a CDS encoding hypothetical protein (EggNog:ENOG41), with product MAESILTSPGPHALKARDEQEKSPSHLGEVETIRNGSSDPERNEDTHRGFKPQHSQMIAMGGAIGTSLFLGTAQVLRIGGPLFLLISYGVLSILIYCIVTGIAEIATYLPVPGGTMAYYGHKYVFRSLGFAMGYLYWYSLGILIPYEFVASMLLINYWGTTVNGAVWITIIYVIIVIVNLFPVRVFGECEFWSVGMKVLLILGLIFLSVVLFFGGGPDKDALYFRYWKDPGPIVEGDAGRLVALLQSFVLASFAFVLAPEQLIVTAGEMQSPRYNLPRAARRHIWRLVVLFMPSVLGIGVVCSPNDPRLTAPGTARSPFIIAIKNAGIPVLDSNVNALILLSAITAANAFLYSASRNLYSLAKAGNAPAIFKRCNRYGLPYHAVLITAALRCLAYLNLSNSSLTVFNWLINLTNTSGYISWICCGIIYVRYRKAITHHKLESPYRSRLQPWGMYFGVLVSAILLLINGFTVFFPS from the exons ATGGCAGAGTCTATCCTCACGAGCCCGGGGCCGCATGCTCTCAAAGCCAGGGATGAGCAAGAAAAGTCCCCGAGCCATCTTGGTGAAGTTGAAACCATTCGAAATGGTAGCTCCGACCCCGAAAGAAACGAAGATACACACCGTGGTTTCAAGCCTCAACACTCTCAGATGATAGCCATGGGGGGTGCTATTGGAACTTCACTGTTCCTAGGAACTGCCCAGGTTCTTCGCATTGGCGGTCCTCTGTTCCTCCTGATTTCATATGGAGTTCTGTCTATACTTATCTACTGCATCGTCACTGGAATTGCCGAGATTGCAACTTATCTCCCTGTTCCGGGAGGCACTATGGCCTACTACGGACACAAATATGTGTTTCGCAGCCTGGGATTTGCAATGGGATATCTCTACTGGTACTCACTTGGCATCTTGATCCCCTACGAATTCGTCGCGTCTATGCTTCTCATCAACTATTGGGGCACTACGGTTAATGGCGCCGTGTGGATCACCATCATATATGTTATCATAGTCATTGTTAACCTCTTCCCGGTTAGAGTCTTTGGAGAGTGCGAGTTTTGGAGCGTAGGCATGAAAGTTCTCCTCATCTTGGGCCTCATCTTTCTCTCCGTTGTGCTGTTTTTCGGGGGAGGCCCTGATAAAGATGCGCTCTACTTTCGATACTGGAAAGACCCTGGTCCA ATCGTGGAGGGCGATGCCGGACGGCTCGTTGCACTGCTTCAGTCTTTTGTTCTAGCATCCTTCGCATTCGTATTGGCTCCTGAACAACTCATTGTGACAGCGGGCGAGATGCAATCGCCACGCTACAACCTCCCTCGAGCCGCTCGACGACACATTTGGCGCCTGGTCGTTCTTTTCATGCCCTCCGTCCTCGGAATTGGTGTAGTCTGCTCACCAAATGATCCCCGACTCACAGCACCTGGGACTGCGCGCTCACCTTTCATTATTGCCATCAAGAACGCCGGCATCCCAGTCCTGGATAGCAACGTCAATGCACTGATCCTCCTTTCAGCGATCACGGCTGCGAACGCATTCCTCTACTCTGCCTCTCGAAATCTTTATTCACTTGCCAAGGCCGGAAATGCGCCAGCAATATTCAAGAGATGCAATAGATATGGCCTTCCGTATCATGCAGTATTGATCACTGCTGCCCTCAGATGCCTAGCATATCTCAACCTGTCTAATAGTAGTCTGACGGTCTTCAACTGGCTAATCAATCTTACCAATACCTCCGGCTATATTAGTTGGATCTGCTGTGGTATAATTTACGTGAGATACCGCAAAGCCATTACTCATCACAAGTTGGAGTCCCCATACCGCTCCCGTCTCCAACCATGGGGCATGTACTTTGGAGTCCTTGTCTCCGCCATTCTATTGCTCATCAACGGATTCACTGTCTTCTTTCCTTCATAG
- a CDS encoding hypothetical protein (EggNog:ENOG41), which translates to MAHTSGSKSNILHRSFVHQPERVVSASGVSLFPESGREILDASAGPAVSCLSFGRPEIAEVVANQKNQLPYLYSGARFTCDVTEELASMLLQGQPGGLSKAIFVNSGSEATDAAAIKLATQYWHERRMPQKHHVIARKQSYHGSTIGALCVSGHKFRRAMYRHWLSHNVSFVDPCFAYRLKGNESDQDYVQRLADQLEAEILRIGSENVSAFVAETVSGTTLGCLPAVPGYFKAVREICDEHDVLLILDEEQEVISGPDIQMIGKALGGGFVPLSGVLLRNKIFDALADGSRGLAHGHTFQAHPVACAAALEVQRIVRDEDILANVPEMGKVLEMLLRTNLGHMEYVGDIRGRGLFWAVEFVQDRRTKTPFSANMRLCHQIVGKALELGLNILGNLGETGDVHVDHVIMSPPYVVTESELGRMVGILRESIRTVMSEIIDIQEARL; encoded by the exons ATGGCTCACACTTCTGGCTCCAAGTCGAACATTCTCCATCGTTCATTCGTTCACCAGCCCGAAAGAGTCGTTTCTGCCTCAGGTGTATCTCTCTTTCCCGAGTCTGGCCGTGAAATACTTGATGCTTCAGCCGGACCAGCTGTATCATGTCTCAGCTTTGGGCGTCCAGAAATTGCTGAAGTGGTCGCGAACCAGAAGAACCAGCTTCCTTATCTCTACTCTGGCGCACGTTTCACTTGCGATGTGACTGAGGAGCTTGCGTCGATGCTTCTGCAAGGGCAGCCCGGTGGCCTGTCCAAGGCCATATTCGTCAACTCTGGGAGCGAAGCcactgatgctgctgctatcAAGCTCGCAACACAATACTGGCACGAGCGAAGAATGCCTCAGAAGCACCATGTCATCGCAAGGAAACAGAGCTATCATGGAAGCACGATTGGAGCACTCTGTGTTTCTGGCCACAAATTTCGAAGGGCCATGTACCGCCACTGGCTCTCTCACAATGTCAGCTTCGTTGACCCCTGCTTCGCTTATAGGCTGAAGGGAAACGAATCCGACCAAGATTATGTCCAGCGACTGGCAGATCAACTTGAGGCAGAGATTCTTCGTATTGGATCGGAGAACGTTTCTGCATTTGTGGCTGAGACTGTCAGTGGAACTACTCTGGGTTGCCTCCCGGCGGTGCCTGGATACTTCAAAGCTGTTCGAGAGATTTGCGATGAACATGATGTCCTCTTGATCTTAGACGAA GAACAGGAGGTCATTTCAGGGCCTGATATTCAGATGATAGGCAAAGCTCTTGGTGGAGGTTTTGTTCCCCTGTCTGGCGTGTTGCTTCGCAATAAGATATTTGACGCCCTCGCAGACGGATCTCGGGGATTAGCCCATGGGCACACTTTCCAG GCTCATCCGGTGGCTTGCGCTGCAGCCCTCGAGGTTCAACGCATCGTTCGTGATGAAGATATTCTCGCTAACGTCCCAGAAATGGGTAAGGTCTTGGAGATGCTCCTGAGAACAAATCTTGGACATATGGAATATGTCGGCGATATCCGTGGGCGTGGTCTTTTTTGGGCTGTTGAGTTCGTTCAAGACCGTCGCACCAAAACACCCTTCTCGGCAAATATGAGACTGTGCCACCAGATCGTGGGCAAGGCGCTTGAATTGGGCTTGAATATTTTGGGAAACCTGGGTGAAACTGGGGATGTTCATGTTGATCATGTCATAATGTCTCCCCCATATGTGGTAACTGAGTCTGAATTGGGGCGGATGGTTGGCATTCTACGGGAATCTATTCGAACTGTCATGTCTGAGATTATTGATATTCAGGAGGCGCGACTCTAA
- a CDS encoding hypothetical protein (EggNog:ENOG41), which yields MTSQHKPVVSFLGPVASYTHQSMHRSRDVRTDFPGKDVFDEVQSGQVQAGVVPIENSTNGSVSFTLDNLADRTNQYPDITVDGETYVDVHHCLVGHKSPVPAVEDIAEGSGTCTPTATDPSPSKPRSRPLASLKHIQRLYSHPQAFGQCTAFISTYLKDVEIFEVSSTSKAAEIVSKDTTGTWAAISSELAAKLHGLDFLGKSIEDREDNTTRFFVIGTNAAGPKDLEETEKAVAEKGSKSLVSFTVPHTSPGALADVLSCFRTFDINLTSINTLPSLVKPFQYIFFIEFEGHKYVDPSGRVNGALEKISRVAESWRWLGSWERYI from the exons ATGACCAGCCAACACAAACCTGTTGTCAGCTTCCTCGGCCCAGTGGCCTCATACACCCATCAG TCAATGCACCGCAGTCGGGATGTCCGTACTGACTTTCCTGGCAAAGACGTATTTGACGAGGTCCAAAGTGGCCAGGTGCAAGCTGGTGTGGTGCCGATTGAGAACTCCACCAATGGTTCTGTGAGCTTCACTTTGGACAATCTGGCTGACAGAACGAACCAATATCCGGATATCACTGTCGATGGCGAGACATACGTGGACGTTCACCATTGCCTTGTTGGTCACAAGAGCCCTGTGCCAGCTGTCGAAGACATTGCTGAAGGGTCCGGTACTTGCACCCCGACAGCGACAGACCCGTCACCTTCAAAACCGCGGTCCAGGCCCCTGGCGAGCCTCAAGCACATTCAGCGCTTATATTCGCACCCCCAAGCATTTGGCCAATGTACGGCTTTCATCTCCACATATCTCAAGGATGTCGAGATTTTCGAAGTCAGCTCAACTAGCAAGGCAGCTGAAATTGTCAGTAAGGACACAACGGGTACCTGGGCCGCCATCTCAAGCGAGCTCGCCGCTAAACTTCATGGTCTCGATTTTCTGGGAAAATCGATCGAGGACAGAGAGGACAACACGACCCGTTTCTTCGTAATTGGTACAAATGCTGCAGGGCCGAAGGACCTTGAAGAAACCGAAAAAgctgttgctgagaagggAAGCAAGTCACTCGTCTCTTTCACAGTACCTCACACATCACCTGGGGCTTTGGCGGATGTGCTGAGCTGCTTCCGGACATTCGACATCAACTTGACCAGCATCAACACTCTACCGAGCCTTGTGAAGCCATTCCAGTACATTTTCTTCATTGAATTCGAAGGTCACAAGTATGTCGATCCTTCAGGCCGGGTCAACGGTGCGCTGGAAAAAATCAGTCGTGTGGCCGAGAGTTGGAGGTGGCTTGGAAGCTGGGAGAGATACATATAA
- a CDS encoding hypothetical protein (EggNog:ENOG41), producing MNTAPTSRLGQLPSYVRIWVRHGHFGKKKDGRGFPPPEGHGEDIWVFGHRRTNQIIYSFDKTLNGFHDLKQLPFNGKKTKPAKLRKDYWSPFAHISFPAGKGSIGRSVFQKLRELKHLHEVAWDDDFRYKNPEEFSEADRKRVAQQKEKGNMNHRPIRTREERGIALNAQKPNSIADIASVLSGAGRGNKIVLSEDAEGAEKKLLDVKVSWANDQDKEYAQKWSENVTHGLFEKPSYISNEPEKKEGQEKAPEPVAE from the exons ATGAACACGGCACCGACATCTCGACTGGGCCAATTGCCCAGCTACGTACGGATATGGGTGCGACACGGCCATTtcggcaagaagaaggatggcagAGGATTCCCTCCACCTGAGGGACATGGGGAGGATATTTGGGTATTCGGCCACAGAAGAACGAACCAAATCATTTACAGCTTTGATAAGACGCTAAAC GGTTTCCATGATCTTAAGCAACTCCCATTCAATGGTAAAAAGACAAAACCCGCCAAACTTCGAAAAGACTACTGGTCTCCCTTCGCACATATCTCCTTCCCCGCCGGGAAAGGCTCCATTGGTCGATCTGTCTTCCAAAAATTGCGCGAGTTGAAGCACCTGCACGAGGTAGCATGGGACGACGACTTCCGATATAAGAACCCCGAAGAGTTCAGTGAAGCCGACCGCAAGCGAGTGGCCcagcagaaggagaagggtaACATGAATCATCGCCCCATCAGAACCAGAGAGGAGCGCGGCATTGCTCTCAACGCCCAGAAGCCGAACTCCATCGCCGACATAGCGTCTGTTCTGAGCGGTGCTGGCCGCGGTAACAAAATCGTTCTATCAGAAGACGCCGAGGgcgctgagaagaagctttTAGATGTCAAGGTGAGCTGGGCAAACGACCAGGACAAGGAGTATGCCCAGAAGTGGTCTGAAAACGTTACACATGGTCTGTTCGAAAAGCCGAGCTACATTTCGAACGagcccgagaagaaggagggtcAGGAGAAGGCACCGGAGCCAGTGGCTGAATGA
- the HSP98 gene encoding Heat shock protein hsp98 (EggNog:ENOG41), with the protein MNSRMDFTDRAQKAVEDAMALAEQYGHSQLAPVHLAVSLLDPPPDPSKDQQNGPPPTSTLFRQVVERAHGDPQLFDRALKKTLVRLPSQDPPPEHVSLAPQFHNVLRKAMELQKVQKDTYIGVDHLITALSEDSTIQGPLKEANIPKPKLVQEAVQAIRGTKRVDSKTADTEEENENLAKFTIDMTEMAREKKIDPVIGREEEIRRVVRILSRRTKNNPVLIGEPGVGKTTVIEGLAQRIVNRDVPDNLKSCKLLSLDVGALVAGSKYRGEFEERMKGVLKEITESKDVIILFVDEIHLLMGAGSSGEGGMDAANLLKPMLARGQLHCIGATTLAEYRKYVEKDAAFERRFQQVIVKEPSIPETISILRGLKERYDRHHRVTILDSALVAAANLAARYLTSRRLPDSAIDLVDEAAAAVRVARESQPEIIDSLERKLRQLMIEIAALEKEKDEASQTRLAQAKKDAKNVEEELQPLREKYQSEIKRSEEIHQAKLKLDDLEKRLEDAMNNSEHAKAADLKYGAIPEQEAVIKELEARKAAADAALNATAPTDSGGAMVTDIVTADNINEIVARWTGIPVTRLRTSEKEKLIHMEKVLSKVVVGQKEAVQSVANAIRLQRSGLSNPNQPPSFLFCGPSGTGKTLLTKALAEFLFDDAKAMIRFDMSEYQERHALSRMIGAPPGYVGHDAGGQLTEALRRKPFSILLFDEVEKAAKEVLTVLLQLMDDGRITDGQGRVVDAKNCIVVMTSNLGAEYLVRPGVKEGRVDPGTRELVMTALRNYFLPEFLNRINSVVIFNRLTRKEIRKIVDIRLAEIQKRLEDNGRKVHIDVSEEAKDYLGNSGYSPAYGARPLSRLIEKEVLNRLAILILRNNIRDGESARVELIDGKIVVLSNHPDSELGEDEDMVDEDDAVDEMLDDMDQDIYD; encoded by the coding sequence ATGAATAGCCGCATGGACTTTACAGACCGTGCCCAAAAGGCCGTGGAGGATGCCATGGCCTTGGCTGAACAATACGGCCACTCTCAGCTTGCACCGGTTCATCTCGCTGTGTCTCTGCTCGACCCTCCCCCGGACCCTTCCAAGGATCAACAGAACGGTCCTCCTCCCACAAGCACACTCTTCCGACAAGTCGTTGAGCGAGCACATGGCGACCCTCAACTCTTCGATCGAGCCCTCAAGAAAACCCTCGTCCGACTCCCAAGCCAAGACCCCCCACCTGAGCATGTCTCTTTGGCACCTCAGTTCCACAATGTGCTAAGAAAGGCCATGGAACTGCAGAAGGTACAGAAGGATACATACATTGGCGTAGACCACCTCATCACTGCCCTTTCTGAGGATTCAACCATCCAAGGACCTCTCAAGGAAGCCAACATTCCCAAGCCCAAACTGGTACAAGAAGCAGTACAGGCTATTCGGGGAACAAAGCGAGTTGACAGCAAGACGGCTGACACTGAAGAGGAGAATGAGAACCTGGCAAAGTTCACCATTGATATGACTGAGATGGCCcgcgagaagaagatcgatcCCGTTATTGGTCGAGAGGAAGAGATTCGCAGAGTTGTCAGAATCCTCTCTCGACGAACCAAGAACAACCCTGTCCTCATCGGTGAGCCCGGTGTAGGAAAGACCACAGTCATTGAAGGACTGGCACAGCGAATTGTCAACCGTGACGTTCCTGATAACTTGAAGTCATGCAAGCTCCTTTCACTTGACGTGGGTGCACTTGTCGCTGGCAGCAAGTATCGTGGAGAGTTTGAAGAAAGAATGAAGGGTGTTTTGAAGGAGATCACCGAGTCAAAGGATGTCATCATTCTTTTTGTCGATGAAATCCACCTTCTCATGGGCGCTGGTTCGTCCGGTGAGGGAGGCATGGATGCTGCCAACCTTCTCAAACCCATGCTTGCCCGTGGCCAGCTACACTGTATCGGTGCGACTACCCTTGCTGAATACCGTAAGTAcgttgagaaggatgctgcCTTCGAACGTCGATTCCAGCAGGTTATTGTCAAGGAACCCAGCATCCCTGAGACGATATCTATCCTTCGAGGTCTCAAGGAGCGATATGACCGTCACCACCGAGTCACTATTCTCGACAGCGCTCTCGTAGCTGCCGCTAATCTGGCTGCCCGCTATCTTACATCCCGACGACTGCCTGACTCGGCcatcgatcttgttgatgaggctgctgctgcagttCGTGTTGCTCGAGAGTCTCAGCCCGAAATCATCGACTCTCTCGAGCGCAAGCTTAGGCAGCTTATGATAGAGATTGCGGCtctggagaaggaaaaggacgAAGCATCCCAGACTCGTCTTGCTCAAGCTAAGAAGGATGCTAAGAACGTGGAAGAGGAGTTACAGCCTCTCCGTGAGAAGTATCAGAGCGAGATCAAGCGCAGTGAGGAAATCCACCAAGCTAAGCTCAAGCTCGACGATCTCGAGAAGCGCCTCGAGGATGCCATGAATAACTCTGAGCATGCCAAGGCCGCCGATCTCAAGTATGGTGCCATCCCCGAACAAGAGGCTgtcatcaaggagcttgaggctcgCAAAGCTGCTGCCGACGCCGCTCTTAACGCTACTGCCCCCACGGACTCTGGTGGCGCCATGGTCACCGACATCGTCACCGCAGATAACATCAACGAGATTGTCGCTCGATGGACTGGTATTCCGGTCACTCGCCTGCGTACctccgagaaggagaagctcatcCACATGGAAAAGGTGCTCAGCAAGGTCGTTGTTGGCCAGAAGGAAGCTGTTCAATCTGTCGCCAACGCCATTCGACTCCAGCGTTCTGGCCTTAGCAATCCCAATCAGCCGCCGAGCTTCCTTTTCTGTGGCCCATCGGGTACCGGAAAGACCCTTCTGACCAAGGCCCTGGCCGAATTCCTGTTCGACGACGCCAAGGCAATGATCCGCTTTGATATGTCTGAATACCAGGAGAGACATGCACTGAGCCGCATGATTGGTGCACCTCCTGGATACGTTGGACATGATGCTGGTGGCCAGCTCACTGAGGCTCTTCGCCGCAAGCCATTCTCAATCTTACTCTTTGACgaagttgagaaggctgccaaggaagTCCTAACTgtccttctccagctcatgGACGATGGTCGTATCACTGACGGCCAAGGCAGAGTCGTTGACGCCAAGAACTGCATCGTGGTTATGACCTCTAACCTGGGTGCAGAATACCTTGTTCGACCTGGCGTGAAGGAGGGTCGTGTCGACCCCGGTACTCGCGAGTTGGTCATGACCGCCTTACGCAATTACTTCTTGCCTGAGTTCCTCAACCGTATCAACTCGGTTGTCATCTTCAATCGTCTCACACGTAAGGAGATTCGCAAGATTGTCGATATTCGACTTGCCGAGATCCAGAAACGACTCGAAGACAATGGCAGAAAGGTCCATATCGACGTGTCggaggaagccaaggattACCTTGGAAACAGCGGGTACTCACCGGCTTACGGTGCTCGACCTCTCTCTCGTCTCATCGAGAAGGAGGTCCTGAATCGTCTTGCTATTCTCATCCTGCGCAACAATATCCGCGATGGCGAATCTGCGCGTGTTGAGCTCATTGATGGCAAGATTGTTGTGCTTTCCAACCATCCCGACAGTGAActtggagaggatgaagatatggttgatgaagatgatgcagtCGATGAGATGTTGGATGACATGGATCAGGACATCTACGACTAA
- the PBN1 gene encoding protease B nonderepressible form (EggNog:ENOG41): protein MRERVTFIHNDYTLDPEQLDNQEAGLLGPKIESVRQDKLTIPLDELPSELTDILQEYEALHIRWASPVKSEALDPFTSRISPGLHVYVTPESPNSCNPTKLCGWLQRFGPLACSKPEAFTEFKQPATSTAPSFSFHQTLEDLHSFITISSQEFCPELDTVCNARLRSLLTATSLDLTFDKSARALVASALWPLRPQTVAVPASTERRVEVGIFVNDRSQPNMKENELGVAGVLSVLGDKKKPSPTIFTFPARHRRDESVFTSRFLTPTGLHPTLQLSFSSNKPPSAEGECTPYAFLTLPKVIFADRYQLGDDLFLASKNLTALRYTTLPVDLEAPAYTTETWGSSILLELAPPPSGERQPWNVEIPLHLRYLKPSVTDQVEADIPYPAVFWACSSGEETLENPFDRLHIGYDNLFPRDTAFWHVTPQPEGESRLMHRVTVPVLKLEGIDTIRTGTAIAVSLGFAWVLWKLVGVMLKSEKPVLKKTALKRSKQAKKA, encoded by the exons ATGCGTGAGCGTGTCACGTTTATCCACAACGACTATACCCTTGATCCTGAGCAGCTGGACAACCAAGAAGCTGGATTGCTTGGGCCTAAAATCGAGTCAGTCCGTCAGGATAAACTCACTATCCCCTTGGACGAGTTGCCTAGTGAGCTCACCGACATACTCCAAGAGTATGAGGCTCTTCATATCAGATGGGCTAGCCCTGTCAAATCCGAGGCACTCGACCCTTTCACTTCACGAATTTCGCCCGGGCTTCATGTCTACGTGACTCCGGAATCCCCAAACTCATGTAACCC AACAAAACTTTGCGGCTGGCTCCAGAGGTTTGGGCCACTAGCCTGTTCAAAGCCAGAG GCTTTCACTGAGTTTAAGCAACCAGCTACCTCCACAGCCCCGAGCTTCTCATTTCATCAAACACTGGAAGATCTACACTCCTTCATTACTATCAGCTCTCAGGAGTTCTGTCCTGAACTGGACACTGTTTGTAATGCCCGACTACGAAGCTTGTTGACCGCGACCAGCTTGGACTTAACCTTTGATAAGTCTGCAAGGGCTCTTGTCGCTTCTGCGCTATGGCCTCTTCGACCCCAAACCGTTGCTGTTCCTGCATCAACCGAAAGAAGGGTTGAAGTTGGCATTTTCGTCAACGACCGCTCGCAACCAAACATGAAGGAGAACGAGCTTGGTGTCGCTGGCGTTCTATCCGTACTTGGCGACAAGAAAAAGCCCTCGCCGACCATCTTCACTTTCCCAGCCCGACACCGTCGAGATGAATCTGTATTTACATCTAGATTCCTCACCCCCACAGGCCTTCACCCAACccttcagctcagcttcagctctaACAAGCCTCCAAGCGCTGAGGGCGAGTGTACGCCATACGCATTCTTGACATTACCCAAGGTCATATTTGCGGATCGTTATCAACTAGGAGACGATCTGTTCCTGGcctccaagaacttgacaGCTTTGCGATACACAACTCTGCCCGTGGACTTGGAAGCGCCAGCATATACCACTGAGACATGGGGATCCAGTATTCTGCTTGAGCTCGCGCCACCTCCCTCTGGAGAAAGGCAGCCGTGGAATGTTGAAATCCCTCTCCACCTGCGATACCTTAAGCCTTCAGTGACTGACCAAGTCGAAGCCGATATTCCCTATCCTGCTGTCTTCTGGGCATGCTCCTCAGGGGAGGAGACGCTGGAGAACCCATTTGATCGTCTCCATATTGGCTATGACAATCTTTTCCCTCGAGACACTGCCTTCTGGCACGTGACCCCTCAACCAGAGGGCGAGAGCAGACTTATGCACCGTGTCACTGTCCCTGTCCTTAAGCTTGAGGGCATAGATACTATCAGGACAGGCACGGCAATCGCAGTTTCGCTAGGTTTCGCCTGGGTACTGTGGAAGCTGGTCGGTGTTATGCTAAAGTCAGAAAAACCAGTGCTCAAGAAGACCGCCCTAAAGAGGTCTAAACAAGCCAAGAAAGCTTGA